The sequence CTACATGATGATTTAACAGGACTTTATAATAGAAGATTCTTCAAAGAAGAGCTAAAAAGATTATTTGATAGGCGTAGCTACCCGTTAGCTTTAGTAATTTTTGATATAAACGGATTAAAAATGGTTAACGATATATTAGGGCATACATGGGGTGATTGGCTTATAAAGAAAGTTGCTGAGACACTAAAATCATCCGTTCGTGCCGTTGACCTTATCGCAAGAATCGGAGGTGATGAGTTTGTCTTATTAATGGTAAACACAACAGAAGAAGGCGTAAAAAGGTGCATCTTAAGAATTAAAGAAAGGTTAGATGAAGAAAATAAAAAGGAAAGTCACTCTTATTTGAGTGTTTCTATTGGATATGCCATCCAGAATGGTAAATTCAAAGACTCAGAGAAACTGTTTGCCTCAGCTGATGAATCAATGTATAAAGAAAAGTATTCAGACAAAAGAAATGATAAACTGAAGAAAATTCGGGAATCCATTAAGCTCATGAAACCAGAAAACGCAGAATCACATAAGCTTGAAGACTTTTTAAAAAGATAAACAAACATAAAAAACTACATTTAACCCCCCAATATAAACAGATGTTGATAATCATCGCATCAACAAAAAAGGCCGCAAAAAGCGGCCTTGAAATAAATACTACTTTTTAGGCTTGTTGGGTTTTTTATGATTATGATGGTGTTGATAGAAACCGAATTTTATTTTACATTCGTTCAATTCCTTGAAATTATTAGCTTTCTCAACGCAAACCTTATAACCCTCTAACTTCTTCAAATGAGTCTCAGTTCTTTTAATTTTAATATCTGTTCTATGAAGAATCTTTTGTTTTACTACCTGAAACTTATTATGATTGACCTGTGCTGAAGCAGTAGTTGTAGAAGCAGCATTTGCAGACAAAGACAATAAACCTGCAGTCAAAATAGCTACCGAAAAACCGCCAATCCTTTTAGTCAACTTTGCACCCATAAAACCTCCTCTTTTTTACTTTTTCTAACATAAAGGCATAAATAAACCCACCAACACCCTTCTTTACTTTGGCTTCACCTCCCATACGCAAGATTTATATTTGTGAGCCTGACATTGATGGCTTGAGTTAGGTGTGTATCATTCTTGATTTCTCTTGTTTTGCTTGACTCAAAACGCTCTGCAGCTGCTTCAAGGATCATGTTGAGCATCTCGCCGTATGAGATACCCGCAATCTTAGCCATCTTTGCAAGATGACCATCCCAGCACCAACCAGGATTTGGGTTTACCTCAAGTAGTTTGGGCTTAGACTCACTGTCAAGCCTCCAGTCAAACCTGCAATAGTCGTTTACATTTAGCCTTTCCCACAGTTTTAGCGAGCTTTCCACTATAATCCTTTCTGTTTCCTCATCCAGTTGAGCTAACCTGGATGTGTTGTTCCAGTAAGGGGAACCTGGCAACCACTTAGCTTCATATCCGCAGATCTTTGGTAGGTCATCTGGTAGTTTGGAGTAGTCCTCTTCAATTATAGGTAAGATTTTATAATTTCCCGATATATTGCCGATTATGCCTATGGTTAGATCGCTACCCGTTAAAAATTCTTCAATTAATACGGGTTTATCATGACCAAACTGCTCTTTGATCTCAGATAAGACCTCAATAAGCTCATCCATTGTATAAACTACGCTCTTCTTTGTTATACCAAAACTCGAATCGCCGAAATTTGGTTTAACGATCGCAGGAAAATTAAATGGAAGCTCTAAAACGGTCTTATCAGGCGTTACAAGTATGCCTTTAGGAACGGGGATTCCCATCTCTTTGGCTACACCCCTGATTAAGGATTTATCATAGCAGTAAGCCAAGCACTGCGGATTTGAACCTGTGTAAGGTATGTTAAGCATCTCAAGTAGGGCGGGTATGTACAACTCCTTTGTTGGCTCGTTGTTAAAGCCCTCATCACACAGGTTAAAAACAAAGTCTATCTTTGGTTTAAGTTTTATCAGATCGCTTATCAGGGTATCGTGATTGTTAACATAGATAAACCTGTAATTTTTTAGTTCGTTCAACGCCTTTTTTAGCTCATCGATTGTGTAGAAGTCATCCTCATCAAAGATGCCGTTGGGCTTCATGTTGTCCGGTTTGTTTGGGTCTCCCATAACAACAGCAACGGTTTTTAATGAAGCATCTTTGACCTTTGTAAATGTCCACTGTTTTTTGGTAAGGGCTGTAACTATTATTCTGTGTCCCATCATGCCAAGATCTTGGTTGCGTTTCGAACTTACGGATAGTGTTGAATGGAATTCCACATCATCAAAGCCTGATTTTTTCAGAAGCTCTTGCAATTTTTCTTTGCTGTAAAGCCTAACAGAGTAAAACTGATCAGCCATGATACCTTTTTCTTTATGTGCAATAATCTCCCTTGTAATTATTCGCTTGCCATCTGTTGAGAGACTCCTTTCCCTGCACACAAAAAATCTATTGTCCACCCATTCCCAACTTCTATTTTGCAGGTTTGATTTCAAATACTCACCACCAACAACATCCAACAAAACCTTGCCCCATGGCTTTAGAACCCTCAAAACCTCTTTTAAAACTTTTAAATCCTCATCTTCGGACTCAAAGTATCCGAAGCTATTACCCAATATCAAAACTGCGTCGAATGTGTCCGTTTTGTAGGGTAATTTTCTTGCATCGCCCTCTCTGAATTTGATCCCCAATGCACGCTTTTCGCTTTCCTTTCTTGCCTTTTGTATGAGATACCTTGACCTGTCAAGTCCTTCAACATTCAAAAAGCCCCTGCTTGCAAGCTCTATACTGTGTCTGCCTTGCCCACAACACAGATCCAAAACCTTATCCTCAGGTTTGATACCCAAAGCTTTTACAACCAGATCAACCTCGCTTTTTGTGATCTCTGAGTCCTCTACGACATCACCATCGCTTATAAGATACAGAGGGTTGAACAGATCCTTCCACCAGTCGGGTTTAACGAAACTTTCGAAATCCTCAACAGGTCCAAAACTTTTGGGCTTCACTTTGAGCTTTGAGCCCTTTCTGCTTTTCATGTGGGTCTAACAACCTCCTAAATCATAGGATAATTTGACGCTTTCTATACTCCTTTTTTTGGAAAAATCAAGAGATTTGATATCTAAGAAATCCTTGTTATGACAAGGTTTTTTAAGAATCAGACACAAATTGAAACTATGTAAAATTAACCTGACATGACGAAATGTTTAAAATAGCAATCCAGTTCATCAAGTGGCAGGTAAACCAGATCATTAAAATCCAATTCTGCAAAGAAAAATACATTGTAATCGTAATCCAGATAGGATAGGTCCATGTAATAATCTATAATCTTTTTTAAATTCTTTGAATGTCTCCTAAACCACAGAAAGTATATGCGCCTGTTTTGTGGTATTGCATCGACATTCTTATACTCTGTGTTAAGCATATCCAAAAGCTTAAGAAAGTTATCGTTAACCTTTATATCCAGATCAAGATACAAACCACCAAAATGATAAAGCAGCAGGAATCTAATTACATCAGACTGAAATCTATAGTGAAATCCTTTGAATTTTGACAGATCATAATTAAACTCTTTTAAAAATTTATTTATTTGGCTTGTCCTGTATAGTCTGTATGAGGGTATCTTTTCAAAGATCCTTTTATTATGCTCTATGAAGACCTCATACTTTTTGGGGATCTCATCCCCATCCGAATACCAGATCTGAAAAACATTGGGATACATCTTAACCTCCATCTATTTTATACCCAAAAAACTTTGATTTAACCAGCAGTTTTTTGTAAATTTTGAGCCATGAAACTTACGGTAAAAATTAAAGACCAAATAAAGCAAATTCAATTAAACAAAGGCGATAACCTTCTGAAAATACTGCATTCAAACGGCATATTCATAAACGCATACTGCGGCGGCAAGGGTATATGCAAAAAATGCATCGTTAGATTCTTGGAAAACACCCCAGAGCCTTTAAAGATAGAAAAGGAAGCATTAGCTGATAAAATAGAGGAAGGCTATAGGCTTGCATGCCTGCACAACATAGAAAAGGACGCAACGGTTGAGATAGAGGCATTAAAGCCCATATTTTCAGACTTTTTAGCCAATGTGTGCTGCGATGATGATAAAACACACATAGCTATAGACATAGGCACAACAACCATAGCTGCAGCTATGGTTGAGAACAAAAAGATAACAAATAGTATAAGCTTACTAAACCCACAGATAGCCTTTGGCGGCGATGTAATAAGCAGAATTGCATCATCTAACGAGGGAAACTTTAACACCTTAAGCTCCATTTTAAAGGACAGCATAAATGATATTATAAGTTCACTAAAAAAACCATCGTCAATGGTAATTTGCGCAAACCCAACGATGCTTTCCTTTTTTTTAGGGCTTAACCCAAAATCCATAGGTGAATACCCATACACACCACCGTTTAAAGGAAGCCTTACAACACAATTCAGTGATATTGATATCTATATACCACCTGTTATTGGGGCATTTGTGGGTTCTGATATAACATCGGCCTTGAGCCTTTTGCCAGAAAATGAAGACTTTTTATTTATTGATATCGGCACAAACTGCGAATTTATCTTAAAAATCAAAGACAATTATTTCTCATCCAGCGTTCCTGCAGGCCCTGCACTTGAGGGTACAAATATAGATTATGGAAGTATTGCTCAAAACGGTGCAATATATAAAGTAAGTTTTGAAAATGGTATAAAAGTTTACACCATAAACAACAAAAAACCTACAGGTATTACAGGCTCAGGCTTAATTAGTGTTATAGCCCTTTTGCGCAAATTTGGAATAATAGACAAAACCGGCAGACTCGTAGAGCCATGGGAAGCAGAAGCACCCTTTAGCATTATAAACCGCATAAAAGGCAAAGGATTCCTATTAACAGATGATATATACCTAACTCAGAACTCTATCAGAAATTTTCAGCTTGTTAAGGCATCTTTGAACGCAGGTTTGGAGTTGCTCCTAAAAAAGATAGGTCAAAAATTACCCAACAAAATATTTATCGGCGGAGGTTTCTCAAAAAGCTTAAGCAGAGACGAAATAATCAACTCTGGATTGTTGTCTTTTGAGGGTGAATTTGTTATGCTACAGAACAGTTCTTTGGCAGGTGGCTTAAGGTTATTTTGCTTAAAAGAAAGGGAGAAAGTGGAAAGGTTAAGTAAAAAAATAAAATACATAGAAATAGCAAACGAAGCCGACTTTGAGAGGTTATATATAAAGAAAATGGACTTCTAAATGACGGGCATTTGGATTAATGTCATTGGATTTAGCGCTGCAACGCTCACAACATTTAGCTTTGTGCCGCAATTCATCAAACTTTTAAAGACAAAGAGAACAGAGGGGCTAAGCTTAACCATGATGATTCAGATTGCTATTGGGCTGCTACTGTGGATAACCTATGGGGTATTACGCAAAGATATAGTTTTGATAAGTGCCAACACGGTTGGGTTTGTTATCGTTATGGCAACAATAATTATCTATTTCAAGGTGAACAAATATGAGGTTTAAGGTAGTAAGCTGGAATGTAAACTCCATCAGGGCAAGGCTTGAACTTGTGCTCGACTTTTTAAAAGCTAACCAACCGGATGTGTTATGCATGCAGGAGACAAAAGTTGAAAATGTACTATTTCCAAAAGAAGCTTTTGAAGAGTTGGGTTATAATGTAGCAACTGCAGGACAGAAAAGGTTTAATGGCGTTGCGACAGTATCAAAACTAAATTTAGAAGATATAAAAACCGACTTCTTTGACGCTGAAAAAGACCACAAAAGGAGTCTTTTAACAAAAATAAATGATATAACCATAATCAACCTCTATTTTCCAAATGGCCAAGCGCCAGATACAGAGCAATTCCAATACAAGCTAAACTTTATATACGAACTAAAAAGCTTTTTATCAAAGCACTACTCAATAGAAGATAAACTTATAATATTGGGCGATTTTAATGTGGCAATGGAAGAGAATGATGTATACGATGTTAAGCAGATGGAAGGAAAGATTGGATTCCATCCAGAAGAAAGGAAGGCCCTAAAAGAACTTTACAGTTGGGGCTTTGTAGATCTTTTTAGAAAATTTAACAAAGAAAAGGCGTTCAGTTGGTGGGATTACAGGGCAGCATCTTTCTGGAAGGATAGGGGGTTAAGGATAGATTACATATGGTCAACACCCACATTAGCTGACAAATGCAAGGATTGCTTTATAGATAAAAGCTATAGAAGAAAAAAGAAACCGTCAGACCACGCTCCCGTTGTGGCGGTTTTTGAGCTGGAGGGATAGGATGAATTATCAGGATGTAATACTCAAATTAAACGAGTTTTGGAAAGGCAAGGGTTGCATAATTTTACAGCCATACGATGTTGAAGCAGGCGCTGGAACGTTCCATTGGGCAACAACACTTAAGTCTTTAGACAAGAACGATTGGGCTTGCGCCTATCCTGCACCATCGAGAAGACCTACAGATGGCAGATACGGCGAGAACCCGAATAGACTTCAACATTACTACCAATACCAGGTTTTAATCAAACCATCGCCCGAAAATATTCAGGATCTATACTTAGAAAGCCTTGAGTTTTTGGGTATAAACCTAAAAGAACACGACATCAGGTTTGTTGAGGATAACTGGGAATCGCCAACACTTGGAGCATGGGGTTTAGGCTGGGAGGTCTGGCTTGATGGTATGGAGATAACCCAGTTTACATATTTTCAGCAGGTTGGGGGATACGACTTAAAACCGATACCTGTGGAGATAACCTACGGCACAGAAAGACTTGGCATGTACATACAAGGCGTGGATAATGTATTCGACATGAAATGGAACGATAAATACACATATGGATATATCCACCAACACGACGAATATGAATACTCTGTTTACAATTTCGAGGTGGCAAATACACAGATGCTGTTTAAGCTATTTGAGATGTTTGAAGAAGAGGTTGAAAACTGTCTAAAAGCAAAGTTGGTTAGACCGGCTTATGATTACTGTATGAAATGCTCACATGTGTTTAACCTACTTGATGCAAGGAATGCCATAAGCGTAACCGAAAGGGCATCCTTTATCAAAAAAGTTAGGGAGATGGTGGCAAAGGTTGCCCGTCTCTATGTGGAGGGTGAGGTATGAAACTACTATTTGAATTATTCACAGAAGAGCTCCCAACAAGCGAAATGGAGCATTTGGAGAAAGATTTTTTAGAGGCATCAAAAAAAATCCTATCCGATAAAAATATAGAGTTTAACAACCTAATATTTTACTTAACTCCTCGCAGGATGGCACTTAAGTTTGAGTTTGATGAGTTTGTAAAGGTTGAAGATAAAAAAGTTTTAGGCCCTCCAAAAAGCGTATGTTTCAAAGACGGCAAGCCCACAAAAGCATTAGAAGGCTTTTTGAAAAAAAACAATGCGACAATGGATGATATAGTTGAAGAAAAAACAAAGAAGGGCGAATACATAGCCGTCATTATAAAAGGCAAAAATGTCCAAGCAAAACCTATTGTTATACAAGCTATAGACCAGATTTTAAAAGATATTCATTTCAACAAGCAGATGCGCTGGGGTGATGGTGAGTTTGAATTTACAAGACCTGTTCATGGAGTGGTGTTTTTAATAGATAACGAGATAGTTGATTTTGAATTTAAAGGCAAAAAGGCATCCAACACAACATACGGACATAGATTTCTATCCTCAGGCAGCTTCAGAGTTGAATACGACAATTATGAATCAACATTAAAAGAAAACTTTGTAATCGTGAATCAAAACGAAAGAAGACAGCTTATACTGAACCAGTTAAAAGAATACGCAAACAAAAAAGGGGCAAAGCTGGTATATGATGAGGAGCTGTTAAATGAGGTGGTAAACCTGGTTGAATATCCCGTTATGGTTATAGGCAGATTTGAGGAGAAGTTCTTAAAACTACCCAAAGAGGTTTTAATAACATCGATGAAAGATCATCAAAGGTATTTTGCATTCACAAAAGACGGCAAACTTCTCAATGAATTTGCCGCCATATCCAATATAAAGACAGACAATATGGACCTTATAAGAGAGGGATATGAAAGGGTCTTAAGGGCGAGATTTTCCGATGCTGAGTTCTTCTTTGAGGAGGATAAAAAGCATAAGCTTGAGGAGTTTGTGCCCAAGCTAAGTCAGATGATGTTCCATGAAAAGCTGGGCAGTCAGTTAGACAGAACAAATAGGCTTGTTGGATTGGCTGAGTTTTTGGCAGAAAAACTGGGTTTTGATACAAACAAAGCAAAACGGGCTGCATACCTGTCAAAGGCAGACCTTCTAACACAGATGGTCTATGAGTTTCCCGAGCTTCAGGGTGTCATGGGTAGGGAGTATGCACTGCTAAGCTCAGAGGACAGTGAAGTTGCAACGGCCATCTACGAACAATACCTGCCAAAGGAGGATGAGATCCCACGGGGTGGGGCTGGTATCTGCTTATCCATAGCCGATAAACTGGATATCATAGTGGGAGGCTTTTTTGCAGGGCTTAAACCAACTGGGGCAAAAGACCCATACGGCTTAAGAAGGGCAGCTTTAGGCATAATAAGAACACTTATAGAAAACGGACTCTTCTTAAACCTCAGGGAAGTCCTGGAAAAATCGGCGCAGTTATACAATAAGACTATTGAGTTATACGAAATAGAAGAGTTTTTTGCAGTTAGGTTTAAAAACTATTTCAGCGACTATCCACACGATGTGCTTGAGGCTATAACATTTAAGTTTGATGACATATATGATGCATATCTCAGACTCAAAGCACTAAATGAATTCGTCGAATCAGACAAAAACAAAGAGAAGCAGTTTGCCATCAAAAGAGTTTTCAACATATTAAAGGAGTTTGAAGGCAGCAGGGTGGATGAGTCGTTATTCAACCAGGATGAGGAAAGGGCGCTATTTGATAAGGTAAAACAGCTTGAAGAGGTTGAAGCCGAATTTATATCAAAAAAGGACTATTTAGGGCTTTTGAATCAGATAACGTCAAACAAGGATGTTATAGATAATTTCTTTGATAGTGTTATGGTTATGGATAAAGACGAGAAGGTGAGAAACAACAGGCTTTCACTTCTAAATAAATTAAGAAAAATTGTTCTAAACATAGCAAACTTTAAATTTTTGGAGATTTAACAATGAGGTTGAAAAGCGGTTATGGTTTAACATTTGACGATGTATTGCTTTTGCCCAACAAATCCGAGATTTTGCCAAAAGATGTCGATGTTTCAGCTTCTCTAACCGAAAGGCTTATACTCAAAACCCCTATCATTTCTGCCGCCATGGATACGGTTACAGAGTACAGAATGGCAATAGCGATGGCACGCCATGGGGGGCTGGGAATAATACACAAGAATATGCCTATAGAGGAGCAGGTAAAACAAATCAGACGGGTTAAAAAATCTGAAAGTGGTATGATTATTGACCCTATAACTATAAGACCTGAGGCTTCAATAAACGAGGCGCTATCTTTAATGAAACAATTTCATATTTCAGGAATTCCAGTAACACTTGAGGATGGCACACTTGTAGGAATTATAACAAATAGGGATGTTCAATTTGAAAAGGATTACACAAAACCGGTAAAAGATGTAATGACAAAGGATAACCTTATTACAGCTAAAGAGGGTATAACACTGCATGAGGCAGAAGAGTATCTAAAGCAGTTCAAGGTAGAAAAACTCCCTATAGTAGACAAAAACTTCAAAATCAAGGGTTTAATAACAATAAAAGATATAAGAAAGAAAAAGGAGTACCCTAAAGCAAGTAAAGATATTCACGGAAGGCTTATGGTGGGTGCTGCAGTGGGTGCTAAGGATGGTTTTGAGCGTGCAAAAGAGCTAATAGAAGCAGGAGCAGATGTAATTGTAGTAGATTCAGCTCACGGACATTCTGTATACGTACTAAACACCGTAGAGAGAATAAAGAGCGCATTTCCCAACGTTGTTGTTATAGGTGGAAATGTGGCAACAAAGGAAGGCACAAAGGATTTAATAAATGCTGGAGCTGACATTGTTAAGATAGGCATTGGGCCGGGCTCTATTTGTACAACAAGGGTAGTTGCAGGAGTGGGAGTGCCCCAAATTACGGCCATTAGCGAATGCTCAGAAGAGGCAGCCTTAAACGACAAAAAAATCATAGCAGATGGCGGCATAAAATTTTCAGGTGACATTGTTAAGGCATTAGCTGCAGGTGCTGCTGCCGTAATGATAGGAAATCTCCTTGCAGGAACAGAAGAGTCACCTGGTGAGAGCGTTATCTATCAAGGTAGGAAGTATAAAATTTACAGAGGCATGGGCTCAATTGAGGCTATGAAAAAGGGCAGTAAAGACAGGTATTTTCAGGATGAGGTTGAGCCAGAGAAATTAGTGCCAGAGGGCGTAGAAGGCAGGGTGCCCTACAAGGGTGAGGTAGGAGATGTATTATACCAGCTTATAGGTGGGTTAAAATCCGGCATGGGATATCTTGGAGCTAAAACAATAGAAGAGCTTCAAAAGAAGGCAACATTCATCCAGATAACTGATGCTTCGCTTAAGGAAAGCCACGTTCACGATATTGTTATGACCAAGGAGCCACCTAACTACAATGTTTAAAAAAATTACGATTTTATTAGCCTTTTTTGCTATTTCTATATCGGCTTTAGGACGAGATATATATGTTTATTTTACACCTTCTTATGCTGCATTGGATGCCATAATCGATAGAATAAATTCAGCAAAAAGCTCTATAGATGTTGCTGTTTATGATTTCACTTCTCGCCCTTTGGCAAAGGCTATAATAAAAGCTAAGGCAAGAGGTGTTAAAGTAAGAATACTACTTGATAGGAAAGCAAACCAAAACAAATATAGCAAAGAAACTTTTTTAAGGAATGCAGGGATTGATGTGAGGTTGGCTATACCCCACGTAGCCTGGGATAGAGAAGGGCTCATGCACAACAAATTCGCCGTTATAGATGGAAAGGTAGTTATTACAGGCTCTGCTAACTGGACAGCAAGCGCATTCAAAATCAACGACGAAAATGTGATAATTATAAACAGAGTAGATATTGCAAATGTATATGAAAAGGAGTTTAAATACCTATGGAAGAGGAGCTTGTTAAGATAAAACGCATGATAGATGCCAATTTTAACCGCTTACGCGAAGGGCTTAGAGTCGTAGAAGATATAGCACGGTTCGTGTTAGACAACAAAAAACTAACAAAAGATTTAAAGAACCTAAGAGCGGACATAGGCCAGATTGAATCTAAGTTCGATTTTACAAGCTCAAGGGATACACAAAACGATGAAGGTAAACAGTTGAATAGCGAACTTGAACTTTCAAGAAATAGCGTGATTGATATTGTAAAAGCAAATCTAAAGAGAACAGAAGAATCCTTAAGGGTGCTTGAGGAAGCCTTTAAAATGATAGAACCTGAGATATCATTAAAAATTAAAGCCCTAAGATATAGAAGCTACGAAATTGAAAAAAATATGATGGAGAGACTAAAAAACCATGGATAAGCAAAAACTCATAAGAAACTTCTCTATAATCGCACACATAGACCATGGAAAAAGCACATTAGCTGATAGGTTGATCGAGTTCACTGGGGCTTTAGATAAGCGCGAAATGAAAGAGCAGATTCTGGATAACTTAGAGGTTGAAAGAAAACACGGAATTACAGTCAAAGCCCAGACAGCCCGTTTAGAATATGAAAAAGACGGCCAAAAATATATATTAAATATGATAGATACACCCGGACATGTGGACTTTGGCTATGAGGTATCAAAAAGCTTAAAAGCGTGTGAGGGATGCCTGCTTGTGGTTGATGCAACACAGGGTGTTGAAGCACAAACCATAGCAAATGCCTATCTTGCGATAGATAACGACCTTGAATTAATTCCCGTAATAAACAAGATAGATCTACCCAGTGCGGATATTGAAAAAACCAAATCAGAGATAGAGGATGCCCTCGGTATAGATGCCAAAGAATCCATAGAAATATCCGCAAAAAGTGGGCTGAATATAGACAAAGTAGTTGATGCAATAATAGATAGGATTCCACCACCAAAAGGGGAAAATAATGCCCCACTAAGGGCACTTGTTGTTGATTCGTGGTATGATAACTACAGAGGAGTGGTGTTTATTGTAAGGGTATTCGACGGCGAGCTCAAGGTAGGGGATAAAATACTGGTTTACTCTACAAAAAAGGAATACGATGTAGAAGAATTGGGTTTTTTTACGCCAAAATCTAAAAAAACAGATAAACTTTCAACTGGAGAGGTTGGCTATGTCATAGCAAACATAAAAAATATTCAGGATGCTACCGTGGGCGATACAATAACTTTGGCCAAAAATCCAACCGACAGGCCTTTTGAGGGCTTTCAAAAACCCAAGCCGTTTGTATTTGCAGGACTCTATCCGCTGAATCCAGAGGATTATGATGACCTGGCTGAAGCATTAGAAAAACTCCAATTAAATGATGCGTCCTTAACGGTGGAAAAAGAAAAATCAGAAAGTTTAGGTTTTGGATTTAGATGTGGTTTTTTGGGTGTTTTAAGTATGAACATAACAAGGGAAAGATTAGAGGGTGAATTTGGGCTTGATGTTGTTATGACAACCCCTAGCGTACTTTATAAGGTTGAGCTAACAAACGGCGAGACAATAGAGATATCCAATCCATCTGAGTTACCTCAGCCAACAAAGATAAAAGCAATTTATGAGCCTATGGTAGAAACAGAAATTATAACGCCGGCTGAATTTGTTGGTAATATTATAAAGTTACTTCAAGACAAAAGAGGACAGCAAAAAGAAATTTTATATATAGCAACAGATAGGGTATTAATTAAATACAAAGTACCTTTGGCTGAAATTCTGGTGGATTTTTACGATAAGCTTAAGTCCCTCTCAAGGGGTTATGCTTCATTTGATTACGAGTTTTCTGGATTTGAGGCTTCAGATTTAACAAAATTGATAATCCTCATAAACTCAAAAGAGATTGACTCTTTTTCATTAATCGTACCAAAAGAAAAAGCCTATAGGATTGCAAGGGAAGTTTTAA comes from Hippea maritima DSM 10411 and encodes:
- the glyS gene encoding glycine--tRNA ligase subunit beta; the encoded protein is MKLLFELFTEELPTSEMEHLEKDFLEASKKILSDKNIEFNNLIFYLTPRRMALKFEFDEFVKVEDKKVLGPPKSVCFKDGKPTKALEGFLKKNNATMDDIVEEKTKKGEYIAVIIKGKNVQAKPIVIQAIDQILKDIHFNKQMRWGDGEFEFTRPVHGVVFLIDNEIVDFEFKGKKASNTTYGHRFLSSGSFRVEYDNYESTLKENFVIVNQNERRQLILNQLKEYANKKGAKLVYDEELLNEVVNLVEYPVMVIGRFEEKFLKLPKEVLITSMKDHQRYFAFTKDGKLLNEFAAISNIKTDNMDLIREGYERVLRARFSDAEFFFEEDKKHKLEEFVPKLSQMMFHEKLGSQLDRTNRLVGLAEFLAEKLGFDTNKAKRAAYLSKADLLTQMVYEFPELQGVMGREYALLSSEDSEVATAIYEQYLPKEDEIPRGGAGICLSIADKLDIIVGGFFAGLKPTGAKDPYGLRRAALGIIRTLIENGLFLNLREVLEKSAQLYNKTIELYEIEEFFAVRFKNYFSDYPHDVLEAITFKFDDIYDAYLRLKALNEFVESDKNKEKQFAIKRVFNILKEFEGSRVDESLFNQDEERALFDKVKQLEEVEAEFISKKDYLGLLNQITSNKDVIDNFFDSVMVMDKDEKVRNNRLSLLNKLRKIVLNIANFKFLEI
- the lepA gene encoding translation elongation factor 4, with the protein product MDKQKLIRNFSIIAHIDHGKSTLADRLIEFTGALDKREMKEQILDNLEVERKHGITVKAQTARLEYEKDGQKYILNMIDTPGHVDFGYEVSKSLKACEGCLLVVDATQGVEAQTIANAYLAIDNDLELIPVINKIDLPSADIEKTKSEIEDALGIDAKESIEISAKSGLNIDKVVDAIIDRIPPPKGENNAPLRALVVDSWYDNYRGVVFIVRVFDGELKVGDKILVYSTKKEYDVEELGFFTPKSKKTDKLSTGEVGYVIANIKNIQDATVGDTITLAKNPTDRPFEGFQKPKPFVFAGLYPLNPEDYDDLAEALEKLQLNDASLTVEKEKSESLGFGFRCGFLGVLSMNITRERLEGEFGLDVVMTTPSVLYKVELTNGETIEISNPSELPQPTKIKAIYEPMVETEIITPAEFVGNIIKLLQDKRGQQKEILYIATDRVLIKYKVPLAEILVDFYDKLKSLSRGYASFDYEFSGFEASDLTKLIILINSKEIDSFSLIVPKEKAYRIAREVLKNLKQYIPKQLFEVRLQAKVGGKIIAKETIGALRKDVLAKCYGGDITRKKKLLEKQKEGKKKLKQLGNVGISKEAFIKLVEIKGD
- a CDS encoding phospholipase D family protein codes for the protein MFKKITILLAFFAISISALGRDIYVYFTPSYAALDAIIDRINSAKSSIDVAVYDFTSRPLAKAIIKAKARGVKVRILLDRKANQNKYSKETFLRNAGIDVRLAIPHVAWDREGLMHNKFAVIDGKVVITGSANWTASAFKINDENVIIINRVDIANVYEKEFKYLWKRSLLR
- the guaB gene encoding IMP dehydrogenase; translated protein: MRLKSGYGLTFDDVLLLPNKSEILPKDVDVSASLTERLILKTPIISAAMDTVTEYRMAIAMARHGGLGIIHKNMPIEEQVKQIRRVKKSESGMIIDPITIRPEASINEALSLMKQFHISGIPVTLEDGTLVGIITNRDVQFEKDYTKPVKDVMTKDNLITAKEGITLHEAEEYLKQFKVEKLPIVDKNFKIKGLITIKDIRKKKEYPKASKDIHGRLMVGAAVGAKDGFERAKELIEAGADVIVVDSAHGHSVYVLNTVERIKSAFPNVVVIGGNVATKEGTKDLINAGADIVKIGIGPGSICTTRVVAGVGVPQITAISECSEEAALNDKKIIADGGIKFSGDIVKALAAGAAAVMIGNLLAGTEESPGESVIYQGRKYKIYRGMGSIEAMKKGSKDRYFQDEVEPEKLVPEGVEGRVPYKGEVGDVLYQLIGGLKSGMGYLGAKTIEELQKKATFIQITDASLKESHVHDIVMTKEPPNYNV